One window of Brachybacterium ginsengisoli genomic DNA carries:
- a CDS encoding sulfatase-like hydrolase/transferase yields MNRPNILLLSTDQQRYDMVAAAGNPAVSTPHVDRLAVEGALFENCYVQNPVCSPSRASLMTSTYVSTHGLYENGVDIDPGTRVFSKDLAEAGYDCGLVGKFHLHSCFHGRTEPRLDDGFRVFRWAHDPYPGSSENVYHRWLRASFPELYENAFGTNGSFDTMPTKAHYSHWIAEETISFLTTDRRRDEPFFFVANFFDPHHGFGAPEEYMRRYDDVELPPVNTREGELEDKPEIQRWTSRHGGGGMPSFTDLDEAGLDEVRRAYYAMVSLVDDEVGRILAALEEEGLAESTIVVFTSDHGELLGDHQLLRKGPFLYDCSVRVPLIVRWPGVVPAGLRRSELVQWVDLAPTFLEAAGIERPHSYQGESLLPLLRGEDVEWRDWALCQYRSSGDPANPGAHLTMLRHDHWKLIAHHGAPSTARCASRSPSGCSMCSRGSRTGAACSWRRGEWLADGAGPPVTGGGRCSPVPGTRGSRGSGSRRPGSRSRSR; encoded by the coding sequence ATGAATCGACCGAACATCCTCCTCCTCTCCACCGACCAGCAGCGCTACGACATGGTCGCCGCCGCCGGGAACCCGGCGGTGAGCACCCCGCACGTGGACCGGCTCGCCGTCGAGGGCGCCCTGTTCGAGAACTGCTACGTGCAGAACCCGGTGTGCTCGCCCTCGCGGGCGAGCCTCATGACCAGCACCTACGTCTCCACCCACGGGCTGTACGAGAACGGCGTGGACATCGACCCGGGCACCCGCGTGTTCTCGAAGGACCTCGCCGAGGCCGGGTACGACTGCGGCCTGGTGGGCAAGTTCCACCTCCATTCCTGCTTCCACGGCCGCACCGAGCCGCGGCTGGACGACGGGTTCCGGGTGTTCCGCTGGGCGCACGACCCGTACCCGGGCTCCAGCGAGAACGTCTACCACCGCTGGCTGCGGGCGTCGTTCCCCGAGCTGTACGAGAACGCGTTCGGCACCAACGGCAGCTTCGACACGATGCCCACGAAGGCCCACTACAGCCACTGGATCGCGGAGGAGACGATCTCCTTCCTGACCACGGACCGCCGCAGGGACGAGCCGTTCTTCTTCGTGGCGAACTTCTTTGACCCCCACCACGGCTTCGGGGCGCCGGAGGAGTACATGCGCCGCTATGACGATGTGGAGCTCCCGCCCGTGAACACCCGCGAGGGCGAGCTCGAGGACAAGCCGGAGATCCAGCGGTGGACCTCCCGGCACGGCGGGGGCGGGATGCCCAGCTTCACCGACCTCGACGAGGCAGGGCTCGACGAGGTGCGCCGCGCCTACTACGCGATGGTGAGCCTCGTGGACGACGAGGTGGGCCGGATCCTCGCCGCGCTGGAGGAGGAGGGGCTCGCCGAGAGCACGATCGTGGTGTTCACGAGCGACCACGGCGAGCTGCTCGGCGACCACCAGCTGCTGCGCAAGGGCCCGTTCCTCTACGACTGCTCCGTGCGCGTGCCGCTGATCGTCCGCTGGCCCGGCGTGGTCCCCGCGGGCCTGCGCCGCAGCGAGCTCGTGCAGTGGGTGGACCTCGCCCCCACCTTCCTCGAGGCCGCAGGGATCGAGCGTCCCCACTCCTACCAGGGGGAGAGCCTGTTGCCTCTGCTGCGCGGCGAGGACGTGGAGTGGAGGGACTGGGCGCTCTGCCAGTACCGCTCCAGCGGCGACCCCGCGAACCCCGGGGCGCACCTGACGATGCTGCGCCACGACCACTGGAAGCTCATCGCCCACCACGGCGCGCCGAGCACCGCGAGGTGCGCCTCGCGCTCGCCGAGCGGATGCTCGATGTGCTCGCGGGGGTCGAGGACCGGCGCGGCGTGCAGCTGGCGCCGTGGTGAGTGGCTGGCCGACGGGGCCGGCCCGCCCGTCACCGGTGGGGGTAGGTGCTCTCCCGTGCCTGGAACTCGAGGATCGCGGGGTTCCGGATCACGCCGTCCTGGATCTCGATCGCGTTCTCGATGA
- a CDS encoding N(5)-(carboxyethyl)ornithine synthase: protein MQPSQNDHEGSSTDTPLTLGLIGSSRKPDERRVPVHPAHLERIPERLRRRLLVEKGYGLPFGASDTEIAALVGGVGTRAEVFEAADVLVLPKPQLEDVRAMREGQTLWGWPHCVQDRELTQLAIDKRLTLIAFEAMNHWGPDGSFALHVFHANNELAGYCSVLHALQLRGTTGNYGRRLTATVIGFGATARGAITALSAHGISRVRVLTNRAVAAVGSPIHSVEIVQFGHEEGPYLSEVITEDGPVPLAPFLAESDVVVNCTLQDPNAPLLYLRESDLPTFHPGSLIVDVSCDEGMGFSWARPTSFEAPMITLDNDVHYYAVDHSPSYLWNSASWENSSALLPFLETVMSGPAAWAAEHVIENAIEIQDGVIRNPAILEFQARESTYPHR, encoded by the coding sequence GTGCAGCCCTCCCAGAACGACCACGAAGGATCATCGACCGACACCCCTCTCACGCTCGGACTGATCGGGTCCTCCCGCAAGCCGGATGAGCGCCGGGTGCCGGTGCATCCCGCCCATCTCGAGCGCATCCCCGAGCGTCTGCGCCGCCGCCTGCTCGTCGAGAAGGGCTACGGGCTCCCCTTCGGTGCCTCCGACACGGAGATCGCCGCGCTGGTGGGCGGCGTGGGCACCCGCGCCGAGGTGTTCGAGGCAGCCGACGTGCTCGTGCTGCCCAAGCCGCAGCTCGAGGACGTCCGCGCGATGCGCGAGGGGCAGACCCTCTGGGGCTGGCCGCACTGCGTGCAGGACCGTGAGCTCACCCAGCTGGCGATCGACAAGCGCCTCACGCTCATCGCGTTCGAGGCGATGAACCACTGGGGCCCCGACGGCTCCTTCGCGTTGCACGTGTTCCACGCGAACAACGAGCTGGCGGGCTACTGCTCGGTGCTCCATGCCCTCCAGCTGCGCGGCACGACGGGGAACTACGGTCGGCGCCTCACCGCCACGGTGATCGGCTTCGGCGCCACCGCGCGCGGCGCGATCACTGCGCTCAGCGCGCATGGCATCTCTCGCGTCCGGGTGCTGACCAATCGGGCGGTCGCCGCGGTCGGCTCCCCGATCCACTCGGTGGAGATCGTCCAGTTCGGCCATGAGGAGGGCCCGTACCTGAGCGAGGTCATCACCGAGGACGGGCCGGTGCCCCTGGCACCGTTCCTCGCCGAGAGCGATGTGGTGGTCAACTGCACCCTGCAGGATCCCAACGCCCCGCTGCTGTACCTGCGCGAGAGCGATCTGCCGACGTTCCACCCCGGGAGCCTGATCGTCGATGTCTCCTGTGACGAGGGGATGGGGTTCTCGTGGGCGCGCCCCACCTCCTTCGAGGCTCCGATGATCACTCTGGACAACGACGTCCACTACTACGCGGTGGACCACAGCCCCTCGTACCTGTGGAACTCCGCGAGCTGGGAGAACAGCTCAGCGCTGCTCCCCTTCCTGGAGACCGTGATGTCGGGGCCGGCGGCCTGGGCCGCCGAGCACGTCATCGAGAACGCGATCGAGATCCAGGACGGCGTGATCCGGAACCCCGCGATCCTCGAGTTCCAGGCACGGGAGAGCACCTACCCCCACCGGTGA